CCAAATGAGGCTTATGCTCAAGGACTTCAAAATCAAAACCAGGCCGCCTGAAGCCGACAACAATCATGATTTCGTCTCATTGCTTATCTCACCCTTCAGGCTGTCTCTCCTTTCAAGGCCATTTAAATTCTCCCCCAGGCCAGTCCCGACGGATGGGTACTTTTGCCTGGAAAGGATTGAAGATTTTTTACCGGGAAAAATTGAAAAAAAAATATTGACCCGAATGATAAATATGTTATGTGTAATATATCTACTCATAATAGGATTAGAAATGCAGAACCTTCTTACCGGACTTATATCTTCTAGAACTAGGATAAAGCTTCTGGTAAGGTTTTTTTTCAATCCGGACACCAAGTCCTATCTTCGCGAACTTGCCAAGGAGTTCAATCTTTCAACCAATTCGGTAAGGGAAGAATTGAACCAACTGACCAAAACCCGGTTGCTCAAATCGGAAAAAAGCGGGCGTCAGATTTATTACACAGCCAATAAAGAACATCGGCTGTTTCCGGAACTCAAGTCCATGGTGGGTAAAGTCTTGGGGTTGGATCAGGTTATCGAGGGCATTGTTAATAGATTGGGCGACCTGGAAGTGGCTTATCTCTTGGACGATTATGCGGAGGGCAGGGATACCGGGATCGTCGATTTATTGCTGGTGGGCGAAATCAATTCCTACCATCTCAATGATTTGAGTAGAAAAACAGAACGATATATTAATCGAAAAATCCGGACGCTGGTAATGAGCCGAGAAGAGTTGGAAAGCTTTGTTCCGGCGCTGAAAAATCGGCCTCATTTTCTTATTTGGGAAGCTTTGCCAAACGACGTCAAGACGGGTCGGGGGAGACACTAATGCACCTTAAAAAAACCATCTATACCCCGGAATCCTCTCTGGCGAGCCCCAGGAAAATGTTGCGGGATATGCTCAACGACTTATGGGCTGGTCGAGAGCTGGCATGGCGTCTGGCCGTACGGGATATTTCCGCACAATACCGTCAAGCCTTTTTAGGAATTCTCTGGGCCTTTATACTCCCACTGGCCAATACAGCTACCTGGATTTTCTTGAGCGGATCTGGCATCGTTGCGGTAAAAGAAACCACCCTTCCGTATCCAATCTATGTTTTTTCGGGCAGCATGCTCTGGGCTATTTTCATGGATGCCGTCAATGCCCCGCTGCAGCAGACCAATGCGGCAAAAATCATGCTGGCCAAGCTTAATTTTCCCCGTGAGTCCATCGTTGTCTCGGGCATCTATCAAGCCCTGTTCAATGCAGGCATCAAAATTATTCTGTTATTGGCTACCCTGCTCTTTATGGGTGTTATTCCGGGATGGCGCCTGCTACTGTTTCCCATTGGATTGATATCCCTGGTACTGGTCGGCACCGCCATTGGCCTACTCCTGACCCCTGTCGGTGTCCTGTATAGCGATATCGGCAAAGGGATGCCCCTGCTGATGCAATTTCTGATGTACCTCACCCCTGTCGTTTTTCCGATCCCTAGAACTGGTATTGCCGCTACCATTTTCGCCATAAACCCCCTGACCCCGATTATCGTTACCGCCCGCGACTGGCTAACAGGCCAGCCGAGTGAATATATTTTCAGTTTTATCGTCATCAACATTTTGACCTTGCTTCTTTTGATTACTGTCTGGATCGTTTTTCGCTTGGCAATGCCAATTCTTATTGAGCGGGTGAGTTCCTGAATACCATGAATGCTGACACATTGATCAAAGTCGAAGGCCTTTCCAAAAAATTCTGCCGCGACCTGAAAAAATCTCTCTGGTACGGTATGAAGGACTTGGGGCGTGAAATTCTTGGCCGACCCCACGGGGGGAAAGGCGGATTGCGTTCTGATGAATTCTGGGCGGTTAACGATGTCAGCTTTGAACTGAAGCGAGGAGAATGCCTGGGGCTGATCGGGCGGAATGGAGCGGGAAAAACCACCCTCCTGCGGATGCTCAACGGGCTCATCAAGCTGGACCGCGGACGCATCGAGATGCGCGGGCGGTTGGGGGCCTTGATTGCGCTCGGGGCAGGATTTAATCCGATTCTGACTGGCCTAGAAAATATTTACATCAATGCCGCCATTCTGGGGCTACGTAAGAGCCAGGTCGACAGCAAGTTGGATGATATCATCGACTTTTCCGAACTCGGCGAATTTATCGACATGCCGGTCCAAAGCTATAGTTCCGGAATGAGTGTCCGGCTGGGGTTCTCGGTGGCGGCCATTCTCATCCAGCCGGATATCCTTTTTCTGGATGAAGTGTTGGCGGTGGGCGATATCGGTTTCACCATCAAATGCCTCAATGCCGTTCGCGGTCTCTCCCAGCATTCGGCGGTTGTCTTTGTCTCACACAACATGCAATATATTTCGGACTTCTGCACGCGCGTTATGGTTTTGAACCGCGGCAAAGTAATTCTCGACGCAGCGAATCCAGCGGATGGGATCGACTGCTATTACAGCTTGATGGATCAGCGTTTCAAGGTCAGCGGAACCGGTGAAGCCGAAATACTGGATATCAATCTCCTAACCAAGGACCGCCCTGCTGCCGTCTCAGAGTCTCCACAAAATGCCGAGATCGTCATCGCGCAGGGAACAGATGCAACCGTCCAACTGGCAATTAACGTAGATCGGAAGAATACTAAAGTAGCGCTTACCCTCTGTATCATGGATGAAGCCATGACGCCGGTTCTTGGTGTACCTGTTTGTGCAAACGATGGAACCCATGCGCAGATAGTTGGGCCAAAGATCCGCCTTGACATACCGCTCGGGGCCATTGAATTGAATAGCGGAAAATACAGTTTGATGGTTGCCGTCAGCGACGCACAAACTAAGGAGCTCCTTTTGCGCGTACAGGGGCTGATTCCGTTCCGGGTTTTCGCAGTAAGAAGTTACTGGGCAAAATTCGTGCGACCGGCATGCCTGGTCGCAGACATGCCGCCAAATCGTGTGCAATCAGACAAGTCTTTAAACCAAGCCGAAAATGGTACAACAAGTGATATCTGATAAACCAATCTACGTAACGCAGCCCCAGCTTCCTCCAATAGAGGCGTTCATCCCCTACCTGGAAAGAATCTGGGACAGCAAGCGGCTCACTAACAAGGGGCCCTTCCATCAGGAGTTGGAAAAGGCATTGTGCGACTATCTTGGCACCCAACATCTTGCCTTATTTACGAACGGCACCTTAGCGCTGGTAACGGCACTACAAGCCTTGCGGATCAGTGGAGAAGTCATCACCACGCCCTATTCCTTCGTCGCGACCGCACACTCACTGCTCTGGAACGGGATCAAACCCGTCTTCGTCGACATCGATCCTTTGACACTCAATATTGATCCGTTAAAGATCGAAGCCGCCATCACCCCCAAAACTACGGCGATTCTCCCAGTTCATTGCTATGGCAACCCCTGTGACGTGCAGGCTATTCAGACGATTGCGGACAACTACAACCTCAAAGTAATCTACGACGCGGCGCATTCCTTCGGCGTTCAGGTTGGCAACCGCAGCATACTCGGGCATGGAGACCTTTCGGTGCTAAGCTTTCACGCCACAAAAGTCTTCAACACCTTCGAAGGAGGCGCCATCGTGTGCCCCGATGCAAAAACCAAACAGCACATCGACAACCTCAAAAACTTCGGTTTCGTTAACGAGACGACCGTGGTTGCATCGGGCATCAATGGCAAAATGAACGAATTCAGTGCCGCGTTAGGTCTGCTCCAGCTTAAATACGTTGACCAAGTCCTTACTCGCAGACACGAAATCGACCGCACCTATCGTTCACGCCTCGCGGATGTTCCGGGGATTTACTGCGTTGAACGTGGTTGCCAGACTCGCGACAATCATGCTTATTTCCCTGTCCTGGTCGGCCCTGAGTATCCGCTTAGCCGTGATGCCCTCTATGAGTTCCTACGCAGTCACGGAATTTATGGGCGTCGCTACTTCTATCCGCTGATTTCGGATTTTCCAATGTATCGTGGGCTTCCGTCCGCGGCACGCAACAATTTACCGGTGGCAGCATCTATTTCCGAACAGGTTATTTGCTTGCCTATCTATCCGAATTTGGCAAAGTCAGACCAAATTCGCATTTGTAAGGTTATCAAACAGCATCGGACATAGATTATGGGTATGAGCTGTTTGTCTCGTAAAAGTGCCGTAGAGGTGTCGCCCGTATGAAACTAGCTGTCATGCAACCCTATTTTTTCCCGTACATCGGTTATTTCCAGCTATTGAATTTTGTAGATAAATGGGTTGTTTTTGATGACACACAATTTATTAACAAAGGTTGGATCAATCGAAATCGTATTCTTCATCCGGAAATTAATAAGGAGTGGCAATATATAACAATTCCGTTGAAAAATAGGAAGCAAACCGACCGAATCGACAACATTGAAATCTTTGAATCAGGCAAATGGAAAAAAGAAATACTTGGGAAATTAAGTGCTTATAGGAAAAAGGCGCCTTTTTACAATAATGTCCTTGCATTGATTAAGGAGTGCCTATCCTTCAAGGAAACCAATCTTTCTAAATTTGTCGTGCATACCCTGCAATTGACCGCCGACTACCTATCGATCAAAACGCCGATGTGCATTCAGTCGCACTTGCATTTTGATCTTTCATGCATTGATCACCCTGGGCAATGGGTATTGAGAATTGCAGAACAGATAGGCGCAACGGAATACATCAATCCTCACGGAGGGGCTAAAATATATAGGGAAGACGAATTTGATCGGTCAGGCATCAACTTGAGATTCCTCAAACCAAAACTTCGTTCCTACAGCCAGCAGCAGACTCCTTTTATCCCTGGCCTATCTGTGATTGATGTAATGATGTGGAATAGTGTAAATGAGATAAAAGAGGTTTTCTTGCAAGACTTCTCGATAGTTAAGAAGAGCGATCTGAGCGCTAATAGATAGTAAATAAAATTTTATATAGAGTTTTTTCAGATGATTCAAAAAATTGCCTTGCACGGCGTTCCCCGTTCAGGAACATCTTGGGTTGGCGAAATTTTTAATAGTTCGCCACATACGATTTATCAGTTTCAGCCTCTATTTTCTTACGCTCTCAAGGATTTTTTAACACCGGCTTCAACAGCAACGGAGATCGGAGACTTCTTTGACCGCTTATGTACGGCAGAAGATGATTTCATCAGTCAAAGAATAAAACGTAAGCAGGGTGAATTTCCTATTTTTGAAAAGATGGCGCCCACTCATGTAGTATATAAAGAAGTGCGTTACATCAACATCCTATGCAATATGATGCGAAAGACCGATGACGTATTTTTCATTTTCATAATCAGAAACCCGCTTTCCGTTATAAACTCATGGCTAAAGGCGCCTAGGGAGTTCCGACGCGATTTGGGATGGAAGGAGCGCGAAGAGTGGCGGTACGCGTTGAAAAAAAATATGAATCGTCCGGAAGAATATAACGGATATGAAAAATGGAAAGAGGCCGCCTATCTTTTCCATAGTTTGCATAACCGATATCCCCAACGGGTTCGCATAATATGTTATTCCGATTTAATAGCTGATCCATATGAGGTGACGCAACAGGCCTTCAATGCGGTATCGCTCCCATTCACGATAGAAACCGAGAAGTTTCTATTTGAAAGTACGGCCACGGATAATTCTGATCCTTATTCTGTTTACCGATCCAATGCCTCTGACGATAAATGGAAAAACGAGTTAGACGGGAAAATACGGGATGAAATATTGACCGATCTTGATGGCACCGTTCTTGAAAAATATGTTTAAATTTTTCATTACAATGTAATTTAATATATTGAATCGCGGCGTAATGGTTCTTTAGGAAATTTCCATACTTAATCTTTCAAGCATGAAAATAGATACCATACAAAAAATCATATCGAAAAGAATCGTATTCGACAAAAATATTGGTATTGAAGATACTGTTTTTTTGGCAAGCATGGGTCGTAGTCGTAGTACGTTTATATCAAATGTCATCAACTATGACAATAGGTTCCGTGTATTGTTCGAGCCGTTTCGGTATGATGTGGTAGATAAAGCCAAAGCCTTTGTCTACCCGTTTTATCTTAGGCCCAATAATAGCAATAGTTATTATTTTTCGTCAGCACAGAAAATTATTACTGGGAAAATTCATTCGAAGTGGATCAATAAAGAAAACAACAGAATATTTCCAAAGGCGCGTCTTATCAAAGATATACGTGAAAATTTTTTCTTGAAATGGATTCAGAATAATTTCCACGGATTGAAGATTGTTTTGCTTTTACGACATCCTTGTGCGGTCGTATCATCATGGATTAATTCTGGTTTTGGAGATGGTCGATGTAGACGTGATCGGCTATTGGCAAATCATAGTTTTGTCTCCGATATGGATGAAGTATTGATCAAGGAATACATAAAAGTAAAAACTGATTTTGAAAGACTGATTTTTTTGGTGTTTTTCTTACCACGTCCCATTTCAGCAAATCAACTATGATGATATACATTTTATGTTTTATGAGGATATGATTCTCCATCCAAGAAATGTAGTGAGAAGATTGTTTAAAACTTTGGGGTATGAGTATTAAGAGGATAATATTTTAAGTTCACTTTCTAATCCGTCTTCAACAACCAACAAAGACGAATCCTTTTTTGATAGAAAGGCATTACGGGTTAACCAGTGGCAAGATAGTTGCTCAAAAGAGCAGTCTGCCCGCGCGTTAGAAATCATGAAGCTGTTTGGAATGGATAGACTCTACTGCCCGGTTAGCTCCCACCCGAATATGGAAGCGGCTATAAGTTTGTTTGATTCTAAAACAATACAAAATGATGCTTAGAATCATCGGCGTTTGTTCAAAATAGTTGTAACCGGACCCAAGAAATTCTCTTTTTTTGAGCGTATAACCATGGAGAATCAAAATATAATTAGGCGATTACCTGCTCCAATTGCTGTCAGCGAGCAAGAATGGCCAGAATCTACCACGCCGGTCGTTAGCGTATGCTGCATGACATACAACCATGAAAATTTTATCCGCAAGTGTCTCGATGGTGTTCTGAATCAAGAGACATTATTCCCAATTGAGATCTTAGTTCATGATGACGCATCCACAGACCAAACGGCGAGCATTATTCAAAAATATGAGAAACGATATCCGAATAGTATAAAGGCTATCTATCAAGAAGAGAACCAATGGTCAAAAGGTGTTCGGCCAAACCCAGCATTCAACTTCCCACGAGCACAAGGCAAATATATAGCGTTCTGTGAAGGCGATGACTACTGGTCAGACAAAGGCAAGCTCCAACAGCAATTCGATATCATAGAGAAGTATCCCGATGTCAAATTGTGCTTTCACAAAGTCCTTGTCGTACACGATGGTGATCATGCTCGGTTGGGGACGCCCACTCCAATTTTAACTAAAACTTTCTATTCTTGTAGGGAACTTGTCAGCACAAATATAATTCCTACATGCTCTGTTCTCGCGATTCGCGAAGCTGTAATCGAGACACCAGACTGGTACTACAAACTTCCAATGAATGACTGGCCTAGATGGATTAGTGCTTGTAAAGATGGATATGCATATGGAATCAACAAAGTGATGGGAGTCTACAGAATACATAGTGGTGGGATATGGAGCGCACAAAACGTGGGTGTTAAGGTTATCAGTGATTATGATTTTTATTGTGAGATAGAAAAAAATGGCCCCATCTGCTCGCGGGCACTGGCGGCCGATGCAAGGCGAGCGTTGGTTAGAAAATTGATTAACCAAGAAGAAGAAAGGCTTTTTCGAATAAGAAATCATGTTATTTTTGGTCCGCTATTAAAGCTATGGGAAAAATTTATTAATAAAAATATTTTCTCATGATCTTACAGGTATGAATTTTAAAACGAAAAAGGATCTTCTTGTTTGAAAGTTATTCAACTTAGTCACTCCGACGCCAACGGTGGCGCTGCTCGTGCGGCCTACCGTATCCACCATTGCCTGCGCGATGCCGGCATCGACTCACGCATGTGGGTCAACCAGGCGCTGGCCGGTGATGTAACGGTGCAAGGTCCCTTGAACAAGCGGGAAAAACAGTCAGCTGTTCTGCGCGGCCATGTCGGAGGACTGTTTAAACACATATTTAAAACCGGTAATCCTATCATGCACTCTCCGGCGATATTCCCCTCTCGCTGGGTCAAACGCGTAAACACAAGCGATGCCGATATCGTCCATTTGCATTGGATCGCCGAAGAAATGCTTTCCGTTGCCGATATCGGCCGCATCCAAAAGCCAATCGTCTGGACGCTGCACGACATGTGGGCCTTTTGCGGTGCCGAACACCTTGCTATGGACACTCGTTGGCGAGACGGCTATCGCCACGAAAATCGTCCACCATACGAATCAGGCTTTGATCTGAACCGCTGGACCTGGCTGCGCAAACATAAGCATTGGCAACGGCCTATACATATCGTCACCCCCAGTCGGTGGCTCGCGGACTGCGCGCGCGAAAGTAAGCTGATGCATAACTGGCCAATCTCGATGACGCCCAACCCCATCGATACCGAGCGTTGGAAACCGATAACGTACGAGCTTGCTCGCGAACTTCTTGGTTTGCCTGTGGATGTACCGCTGCTTCTCTTTGGCGCTATTGGTGGCGTATCCGAACACCACAAAGGCTTTGATCTTCTGCTACGCGCGCTTGAACACTTGCAGGGTGAGCCGCACGTGCAGGGCCTTGAGTTGGTTGTCTTCGGCCAACGCACGCCACAATCACCGCCGAGGTTGGGA
This window of the uncultured Desulfosarcina sp. genome carries:
- a CDS encoding winged helix-turn-helix domain-containing protein; this translates as MQNLLTGLISSRTRIKLLVRFFFNPDTKSYLRELAKEFNLSTNSVREELNQLTKTRLLKSEKSGRQIYYTANKEHRLFPELKSMVGKVLGLDQVIEGIVNRLGDLEVAYLLDDYAEGRDTGIVDLLLVGEINSYHLNDLSRKTERYINRKIRTLVMSREELESFVPALKNRPHFLIWEALPNDVKTGRGRH
- a CDS encoding ABC transporter permease; its protein translation is MHLKKTIYTPESSLASPRKMLRDMLNDLWAGRELAWRLAVRDISAQYRQAFLGILWAFILPLANTATWIFLSGSGIVAVKETTLPYPIYVFSGSMLWAIFMDAVNAPLQQTNAAKIMLAKLNFPRESIVVSGIYQALFNAGIKIILLLATLLFMGVIPGWRLLLFPIGLISLVLVGTAIGLLLTPVGVLYSDIGKGMPLLMQFLMYLTPVVFPIPRTGIAATIFAINPLTPIIVTARDWLTGQPSEYIFSFIVINILTLLLLITVWIVFRLAMPILIERVSS
- a CDS encoding polysaccharide ABC transporter ATP-binding protein, which encodes MNADTLIKVEGLSKKFCRDLKKSLWYGMKDLGREILGRPHGGKGGLRSDEFWAVNDVSFELKRGECLGLIGRNGAGKTTLLRMLNGLIKLDRGRIEMRGRLGALIALGAGFNPILTGLENIYINAAILGLRKSQVDSKLDDIIDFSELGEFIDMPVQSYSSGMSVRLGFSVAAILIQPDILFLDEVLAVGDIGFTIKCLNAVRGLSQHSAVVFVSHNMQYISDFCTRVMVLNRGKVILDAANPADGIDCYYSLMDQRFKVSGTGEAEILDINLLTKDRPAAVSESPQNAEIVIAQGTDATVQLAINVDRKNTKVALTLCIMDEAMTPVLGVPVCANDGTHAQIVGPKIRLDIPLGAIELNSGKYSLMVAVSDAQTKELLLRVQGLIPFRVFAVRSYWAKFVRPACLVADMPPNRVQSDKSLNQAENGTTSDI
- a CDS encoding DegT/DnrJ/EryC1/StrS family aminotransferase, which codes for MVQQVISDKPIYVTQPQLPPIEAFIPYLERIWDSKRLTNKGPFHQELEKALCDYLGTQHLALFTNGTLALVTALQALRISGEVITTPYSFVATAHSLLWNGIKPVFVDIDPLTLNIDPLKIEAAITPKTTAILPVHCYGNPCDVQAIQTIADNYNLKVIYDAAHSFGVQVGNRSILGHGDLSVLSFHATKVFNTFEGGAIVCPDAKTKQHIDNLKNFGFVNETTVVASGINGKMNEFSAALGLLQLKYVDQVLTRRHEIDRTYRSRLADVPGIYCVERGCQTRDNHAYFPVLVGPEYPLSRDALYEFLRSHGIYGRRYFYPLISDFPMYRGLPSAARNNLPVAASISEQVICLPIYPNLAKSDQIRICKVIKQHRT
- a CDS encoding WbqC family protein; translation: MKLAVMQPYFFPYIGYFQLLNFVDKWVVFDDTQFINKGWINRNRILHPEINKEWQYITIPLKNRKQTDRIDNIEIFESGKWKKEILGKLSAYRKKAPFYNNVLALIKECLSFKETNLSKFVVHTLQLTADYLSIKTPMCIQSHLHFDLSCIDHPGQWVLRIAEQIGATEYINPHGGAKIYREDEFDRSGINLRFLKPKLRSYSQQQTPFIPGLSVIDVMMWNSVNEIKEVFLQDFSIVKKSDLSANR
- a CDS encoding sulfotransferase, producing MIQKIALHGVPRSGTSWVGEIFNSSPHTIYQFQPLFSYALKDFLTPASTATEIGDFFDRLCTAEDDFISQRIKRKQGEFPIFEKMAPTHVVYKEVRYINILCNMMRKTDDVFFIFIIRNPLSVINSWLKAPREFRRDLGWKEREEWRYALKKNMNRPEEYNGYEKWKEAAYLFHSLHNRYPQRVRIICYSDLIADPYEVTQQAFNAVSLPFTIETEKFLFESTATDNSDPYSVYRSNASDDKWKNELDGKIRDEILTDLDGTVLEKYV
- a CDS encoding glycosyltransferase, whose protein sequence is MENQNIIRRLPAPIAVSEQEWPESTTPVVSVCCMTYNHENFIRKCLDGVLNQETLFPIEILVHDDASTDQTASIIQKYEKRYPNSIKAIYQEENQWSKGVRPNPAFNFPRAQGKYIAFCEGDDYWSDKGKLQQQFDIIEKYPDVKLCFHKVLVVHDGDHARLGTPTPILTKTFYSCRELVSTNIIPTCSVLAIREAVIETPDWYYKLPMNDWPRWISACKDGYAYGINKVMGVYRIHSGGIWSAQNVGVKVISDYDFYCEIEKNGPICSRALAADARRALVRKLINQEEERLFRIRNHVIFGPLLKLWEKFINKNIFS
- a CDS encoding glycosyltransferase family 4 protein; amino-acid sequence: MKVIQLSHSDANGGAARAAYRIHHCLRDAGIDSRMWVNQALAGDVTVQGPLNKREKQSAVLRGHVGGLFKHIFKTGNPIMHSPAIFPSRWVKRVNTSDADIVHLHWIAEEMLSVADIGRIQKPIVWTLHDMWAFCGAEHLAMDTRWRDGYRHENRPPYESGFDLNRWTWLRKHKHWQRPIHIVTPSRWLADCARESKLMHNWPISMTPNPIDTERWKPITYELARELLGLPVDVPLLLFGAIGGVSEHHKGFDLLLRALEHLQGEPHVQGLELVVFGQRTPQSPPRLGFPIHFTGHLHDDLSLRALYSAANALVIPSRQDNLPNTGIEAQACATPVIAFNIGGLPDIVVHQQTGYLAKGFDTQDLARGIVWVLAKRKTGRLGKQAREQAVARFSYPVIAEKYRQIYEQYEVS